Proteins found in one Lysinibacillus fusiformis genomic segment:
- a CDS encoding nucleotide kinase: MNGNVTYYFGHALTGQGVKNLYKEMMEEAALVYFLQGPATFKGSELLKELGYFYVKQGFAVEWFKHALLEEVVEAVYVKGCNRLFVWASEWNIEPTFLGTKHRVMSFYDCLEDIQLEKVGEQLAEAMQERATWREKCIAKLDQAIKLHDDWEVVTQSCMNWQALNEQVENLKMEVFQSIVLNKTGMRTHRLLGTLTPRGAENTVDSITKSITTRFMIKGKPGTGKSSLMKSLADEANARGLDAQIIWCGLDAGSVDMVIIPELNFCIFDSTEPHIFDPEDGRLGDKIFDIGQHCALSEEAETAIEAVRAQYKEAIQDAMGHSKRYAEAEYTVRRLLDHCLSASLWREKTAPLFERLTK; encoded by the coding sequence TTGAACGGAAATGTAACGTATTATTTTGGACACGCATTGACTGGGCAAGGTGTGAAAAATTTATATAAAGAAATGATGGAAGAAGCGGCTCTCGTTTATTTTTTGCAAGGGCCTGCTACCTTTAAAGGTTCAGAACTGTTAAAAGAACTAGGATATTTTTATGTGAAACAGGGCTTTGCTGTTGAGTGGTTTAAGCATGCTTTATTAGAAGAGGTTGTAGAAGCCGTTTATGTAAAAGGCTGTAACAGACTTTTTGTATGGGCTTCTGAGTGGAATATCGAGCCAACTTTCCTCGGTACAAAGCATCGTGTCATGTCTTTCTATGATTGTTTAGAGGACATACAGCTTGAAAAGGTTGGAGAACAGCTTGCAGAGGCGATGCAGGAGCGGGCAACTTGGCGTGAAAAATGCATAGCGAAACTGGATCAAGCAATCAAGCTTCATGATGACTGGGAGGTTGTCACACAAAGCTGTATGAACTGGCAGGCATTAAATGAACAGGTGGAAAATTTAAAGATGGAAGTGTTCCAATCCATTGTTTTGAATAAAACGGGCATGCGGACACATCGTTTACTTGGTACGTTAACTCCTAGAGGTGCGGAAAATACAGTGGATAGTATCACCAAAAGTATCACGACTCGCTTCATGATTAAAGGCAAGCCAGGCACAGGTAAATCTTCACTAATGAAAAGCTTAGCGGATGAGGCAAATGCAAGAGGGCTTGATGCACAAATTATTTGGTGTGGCTTAGATGCGGGATCTGTGGATATGGTCATTATCCCAGAGCTCAATTTCTGTATCTTTGATAGCACAGAGCCCCATATCTTTGATCCAGAGGATGGTAGGTTAGGGGATAAGATTTTTGATATTGGGCAACATTGTGCGCTTTCAGAGGAAGCAGAGACTGCGATTGAGGCAGTCCGAGCACAATACAAAGAAGCTATACAGGATGCGATGGGTCATTCCAAACGATATGCAGAAGCTGAATATACCGTTCGGCGTTTATTAGATCATTGTCTATCTGCCTCTTTATGGCGAGAAAAAACAGCGCCACTATTCGAAAGATTAACAAAGTAA
- a CDS encoding glycine C-acetyltransferase — protein MIRLSKVLNAFLDENLQALHEQGLYNEIDPVEGANGPIIQVRGKNLVNLSSNNYLGLATNEELKRIAKVTIDKYGVGAGAVRTINGTLDLHVKLEEKLAEFKGTEAAISYQSGFNCNMAAISAVMDKNDAILSDQLNHASIIDGCRLSKAKIIAFNHSDMDDLRAKAKAAKESGLYNKIMVITDGVFSMDGDIAKLPEIVEIAKEFDLITYVDDAHGSGVTGKGKGTVKHFGLEKEIDFQIGTLSKAIGVVGGYVAGKKNLIDWLKVRSRPFLFSTALPPGDVAAITAAVQMLIDSTELHDKLWDNGNYLKAGLEKLGFNIGASETPITPCIIGDEKLTQEFSKRLFEEGVYAKSIVFPTVPKGTGRVRNMPTAAHTKEMLDNAIAIYEKVGRELGVIQ, from the coding sequence ATGATACGCTTGTCTAAAGTATTGAATGCATTTTTAGATGAAAACCTACAAGCCCTACATGAACAAGGCTTATACAATGAAATCGATCCAGTAGAGGGAGCAAATGGGCCGATTATTCAGGTCCGTGGCAAAAATCTTGTTAACTTATCCTCTAACAACTATCTTGGTTTAGCAACAAATGAAGAATTAAAGCGTATTGCCAAAGTGACAATTGATAAATACGGTGTTGGAGCAGGTGCTGTTCGTACAATCAATGGGACACTTGACTTGCACGTTAAATTAGAAGAAAAGCTTGCGGAATTTAAAGGAACAGAAGCGGCTATTTCTTATCAATCTGGCTTTAATTGTAATATGGCTGCTATTTCGGCTGTAATGGATAAAAATGATGCCATTCTATCTGATCAATTGAACCATGCCTCTATTATTGATGGCTGTCGTTTATCAAAGGCGAAAATTATTGCGTTTAATCACTCCGATATGGATGATTTACGTGCTAAGGCAAAGGCGGCAAAGGAATCAGGCTTATACAATAAAATCATGGTTATCACAGATGGTGTGTTCTCAATGGATGGTGATATTGCTAAATTACCTGAAATTGTGGAAATTGCTAAAGAGTTTGATTTAATAACGTATGTGGATGATGCACATGGTTCGGGTGTAACAGGTAAAGGAAAAGGAACTGTGAAGCATTTTGGATTAGAAAAAGAAATTGATTTCCAAATTGGTACATTATCAAAAGCCATTGGTGTAGTAGGTGGCTATGTAGCAGGTAAGAAAAATTTAATTGATTGGCTAAAAGTTCGTTCACGCCCATTCCTATTTTCAACAGCGTTACCGCCAGGTGATGTAGCAGCTATTACAGCAGCTGTGCAAATGCTGATTGATTCAACAGAGCTACACGATAAGCTGTGGGATAATGGAAACTATTTAAAAGCGGGACTTGAGAAGCTTGGCTTTAATATTGGTGCGTCTGAGACACCAATTACACCATGTATCATTGGAGATGAAAAGTTGACACAGGAATTTTCAAAGCGTTTATTTGAAGAAGGCGTTTATGCAAAATCGATTGTCTTCCCAACAGTTCCAAAGGGTACAGGACGCGTTCGGAATATGCCAACAGCGGCACATACAAAAGAAATGCTTGATAATGCAATTGCGATTTACGAGAAGGTTGGTCGTGAATTAGGCGTTATTCAATAA
- a CDS encoding CaiB/BaiF CoA transferase family protein: MKQALQGLKVVDLSQVLAGPYCTMVLADMGAEVIKIEKYPNGDDTRTMGPFVNEESHMYMMVNRNKKGVCINLKTAEGLALFKELIQSVDVLVENYRPGVTKKLGIDYDTLKAINPGLIYCSISGYGQTGPYSQKGGYDIMAQGLSGLMHMTGEADGRPVKVGFAVNDIAAAQTALQSILMAYIYKLRSGEGQYIDVSLVESGLAWTVWEAAAYFGQGELPERTGTAHRVSAPYQGFKTQDDYILVGAGNQKLWEIFAAKVVNRPDWLDNPLFATNYSRAQHVKELEAEIESELIKHKATYWLELLDKHGVPSSPIYSYDQTLNDPHILERGMVLSYEHPTAGPMRTLGFPAKFSQTPGQLTSAAPTLGQHNEEILQALNISDPDIQQLKAAKIIGSK, from the coding sequence AACAAGCATTACAAGGATTAAAGGTTGTTGATTTATCACAAGTCTTAGCAGGCCCTTATTGCACTATGGTGTTAGCAGATATGGGTGCAGAAGTTATTAAAATTGAAAAATATCCAAATGGAGACGATACCCGTACAATGGGTCCTTTCGTTAATGAAGAAAGTCATATGTACATGATGGTTAATCGTAATAAAAAAGGTGTCTGCATCAATTTAAAAACTGCTGAGGGACTGGCTTTATTTAAAGAACTGATTCAATCTGTCGATGTATTGGTTGAAAATTATCGACCAGGAGTAACGAAAAAGCTGGGTATTGATTATGACACATTAAAAGCCATCAATCCTGGCCTTATTTACTGCTCTATTTCAGGCTATGGTCAAACAGGTCCTTATAGTCAAAAGGGTGGCTATGATATTATGGCACAGGGTCTGAGCGGCTTAATGCATATGACAGGTGAAGCAGATGGCCGACCTGTAAAAGTTGGCTTTGCGGTGAATGATATTGCTGCTGCTCAAACAGCCTTACAGTCCATTTTAATGGCCTATATTTATAAGCTTCGTAGTGGCGAAGGACAATATATTGATGTTTCCTTAGTGGAGTCGGGTCTTGCATGGACTGTTTGGGAGGCTGCTGCTTATTTCGGACAAGGTGAGCTACCTGAGCGAACAGGAACAGCCCATCGTGTGTCCGCGCCCTATCAAGGTTTCAAAACACAGGATGACTATATTCTAGTAGGTGCTGGCAATCAAAAGCTATGGGAGATTTTCGCGGCAAAGGTTGTCAATCGACCTGATTGGTTAGACAACCCCCTCTTTGCTACCAACTATTCACGTGCCCAACATGTGAAGGAGCTGGAAGCGGAAATTGAAAGCGAGCTAATCAAGCATAAGGCTACCTACTGGCTCGAACTTTTAGATAAACACGGCGTACCATCTAGCCCAATCTATTCCTACGATCAAACATTGAATGATCCACATATTCTAGAGCGTGGCATGGTACTGTCCTATGAGCACCCAACTGCTGGACCAATGCGAACACTAGGCTTCCCAGCCAAATTCTCGCAAACACCTGGACAGCTAACAAGTGCAGCTCCTACTTTAGGGCAACATAATGAGGAAATTTTACAGGCATTAAATATTTCGGATCCAGATATTCAACAGCTCAAGGCAGCCAAAATTATTGGTTCAAAATAA